One Carassius auratus strain Wakin unplaced genomic scaffold, ASM336829v1 scaf_tig00005214, whole genome shotgun sequence genomic window carries:
- the kdm2ba gene encoding lysine (K)-specific demethylase 2Ba isoform X2 produces the protein MAMSLSADDEDYDSDTAEQRLPNKPKPKMAASTATTPAATTSSSTATAVKLPSNRSSSGARRRRTRCRKCEACVRTECGECHFCKDMKKFGGPGRMKQSCIMRQCIAPVLPHTAVCVVCGEAGKEDTLDDEDEKFNAMLMECSICNEIVHPNCLKVKDAAGVVNDELPNCWECPKCNYAGKTGKACKQKRGPGFKYASNLPGSLLREQKAGRDGREELDQTSTGSSSIKRKSEREETPRLKTEELPSRLPPLLSPSGLPRPRSEVPNFLRKKRKLFDDDEEEEEASVKKKPKKSWRPEEALIPKLSHMKTEEEEDNSDEEEERQEKRELPRRSFKKDYSTVRKEEVHEEERREERDPPFRSLKEFNSLRKEEDQEDEKEDDDEDEEEDNNGKRGRDSSLALKNMSLESDASQCSSPRAGPSSEGSETQEKAPRARAKRHRRKPPNRQLSTELSKQLNMEIRRTEHSLANENQQPLKSEPEDSENEEPKRGLRNGTTGNGGGGGGVERGGGGEGGGERPHLRAREMNGTSWELRHFYPPQITPLGLNRSSPTVRPIPARSPPKCVQMERHVIRPPPICPPPDRLPLADGRNHIAPREAWLAIFGHLSHRELCVCMRVCRTWNRWCCDKRLWTHIDLKRCKSITPLMLSGIIRRQPITLDLSWTNISKKQLSWLINRLPGLRVLLLSGCSWVAVSALCTSSCPLLRTLDLQWVEGLKDPQMRDLLSLPTDNRPGQMDMRSKLRNVIDLRLAGLDITDSSLRLIIKNMPLLSHLDLSYCNHINDQSVNLLTAAGTTTRDSLTDVNLSVCNRVTDQSLSYFKRCGSICHIDLRFCKQVSRQACERFIAEMSVIVPFQLQEDKLLQKLHSTP, from the exons ATGGCCATGTCACTGAGTGCCGACGATGAGGATTACGACTCGGATACAGCCGAACAG CGGCTACCCAACAAACCCAAGCCCAAAATGGCTGCATCAACAGCAACAACCCCTGCAGCAACCACTTCTTCATCCACTGCAACAGCGGTCAAGCTACCGTCCAATCGGTCCTCCTCTGGAGCTCGCCGTAGACGCACACGATGTCGAAAATGCGAGGCATGTGTTCGGACGGAATGTGGCGAGTGTCACTTCTGTAAGGACATGAAGAAGTTTGGAGGACCTGGTCGAATGAAACAGTCTTGCATTATGAGACAATGTATAGCG CCCGTGTTACCACATACAGCAGTTTGTGTGGTGTGCGGTGAAGCCGGTAAAGAAGACACacttgatgatgaagatgaaaaatTTAATGCCATGCTCATGGAGTGCTCCATCTGCAACGAGATTGTCCACCCAAACTGCCTCAAG GTGAAGGATGCAGCTGGGGTAGTAAATGATGAGCTTCCTAACTGCTGGGAGTGTCCAAAATGCAATTACGCTGGGAAAACTGGAAAA GCCTGCAAGCAAAAACGGGGCCCAGGCTTTAAGTACGCATCCAACCTGCCAGGCTCCCTGCTGAGGGAGCAGAAAGCAGGACGTGACGGAAGAGAGGAATTGGACCAGACATCCACAGGTTCTTCATCCATTAAAAGGAAGAGTGAAAGGGAGGAAACTCCCAGACTTAAGACTGAAGAGCTACCCTCTCGTCTTCCCCCACTCTTGAGCCCCAGCGGCCTGCCAAGGCCACGATCTGAAGTGCCCAACTTcttgaggaagaagaggaagttaTTTGATGATGACGAAGAAGAAGAGGAGGCTAGTGTTAAAAAGAAG CCAAAGAAATCCTGGAGGCCTGAAGAGGCTTTGATTCCCAAACTCTCTCACATGAAAACAGAAGAGGAGGAAGACAACtctgatgaggaggaagagaggcAGGAGAAGCGAGAACTGCCTCGTCGTTCTTTTAAGAAAGACTACAGCACAGTAAGAAAAGAGGAGGTGCATGAGGAAGAGAGGAGGGAGGAGAGGGATCCACCTTTCAGATCCCTCAAGGAGTTCAACTCCCTACGGAAAGAGGAAGACCAAGAAGATGAaaaggaggatgatgatgaggatgaggaggaggacaaTAATGGCAAACGAGGCAGGGATAGTAGCCTTGCACTGAAGAACATGTCCTTAGAGAGTGATGCATCACAGTGCAGCTCCCCAAGAGCAGGGCCAAGCAGCGAAGGTAGTGAGACGCAAGAGAAGGCACCACGTGCTCGGGCGAAGCGACACCGGCGCAAGCCCCCTAACCGCCAGCTCAGCACAGAACTCAGCAAACAGCTCAACATGGAGATCCGTCGCACAGAGCATTCACTGGCCAATGAGAACCAGCAGCCACTCAAGAGCGAACCAGAGGACAGCGAAAACGAAGAACCAAAGAGAGGTTTACGGAACGGAACTACAGGgaatggaggaggaggtggaggagtaGAAAGAGGAGGAGGTGGAGAGGGAGGAGGCGAGCGCCCACACTTACGAGCAAGAGAGATGAATGGGACATCTTGGGAGCTGCGACACTTCTACCCACCTCAGATTACCCCGCTTGGTCTGAATCGCAGTTCGCCTACAGTAAGACCAATTCCTGCACGTTCACCTCCCAAGTGTGTTCAAATGGAGCGTCATGTGATCCGGCCACCACCAATCTGCCCTCCACCTGATAGACTACCACTAGCTGATGGCCGAAATCACATTGCTCCCAGAGAAGCATGGTTGGCTATTTTCGGTCACTTGAGTCATCGTgaactttgtgtgtgtatgcgagTGTGCCGAACATGGAATCGCTG GTGCTGTGACAAGAGATTATGGACTCATATCGATTTGAAGCGTTGTAAGTCCATCACCCCACTGATGCTAAGTGGGATAATTCGCAGACAGCCCATCACTCTGGACCTGAGCTGGACCAATATCTCTAAAAAGCAATTAAGCTGGCTTATTAACCGATTACCAG GGCTGAGGGTACTTCTTCTATCAGGCTGTTCGTGGGTGGCTGTTTCAGCTCTCTGCACGTCCAGCTGTCCTCTGTTACGTACTCTAGACCTGCAGTGGGTGGAGGGACTCAAAGACCCCCAGATGAGGGACCTGCTGTCCCTTCCTACTGACAATAGACCAG GTCAGATGGACATGCGCAGCAAACTACGGAATGTTATTGACCTGCGTCTGGCTGGTTTGGACATTACAGACAGCTCTCTGCGACTCATCATTAAAAATATGCCTCTACTCTCCCATCTGGACTTGAGCTACTGCAACCATATCAATGACCAGTCAGTAAACCTGCTGACTGCTGCAGGGACCACCACTAGAGACTCCTTAACTGATGTCAACCTTTCTG TGTGTAACAGGGTCACTGATCAGTCGCTGAGCTACTTCAAACGCTGTGGAAGCATCTGCCACATTGACCTGCGATTTTGCAAGCAGGTGAGCCGACAGGCATGTGAGCGCTTCATTGCAGAGATGTCAGTCATCGTTCCTTTCCAACTGCAAGAGGATAAACTGCTCCAAAAACTTCACAGCACCCCCTAG
- the kdm2ba gene encoding lysine (K)-specific demethylase 2Ba isoform X3 produces the protein MAMSLSADDEDYDSDTAEQQRLPNKPKPKMAASTATTPAATTSSSTATAVKLPSNRSSSGARRRRTRCRKCEACVRTECGECHFCKDMKKFGGPGRMKQSCIMRQCIAPVLPHTAVCVVCGEAGKEDTLDDEDEKFNAMLMECSICNEIVHPNCLKVKDAAGVVNDELPNCWECPKCNYAGKTGKQKRGPGFKYASNLPGSLLREQKAGRDGREELDQTSTGSSSIKRKSEREETPRLKTEELPSRLPPLLSPSGLPRPRSEVPNFLRKKRKLFDDDEEEEEASVKKKPKKSWRPEEALIPKLSHMKTEEEEDNSDEEEERQEKRELPRRSFKKDYSTVRKEEVHEEERREERDPPFRSLKEFNSLRKEEDQEDEKEDDDEDEEEDNNGKRGRDSSLALKNMSLESDASQCSSPRAGPSSEGSETQEKAPRARAKRHRRKPPNRQLSTELSKQLNMEIRRTEHSLANENQQPLKSEPEDSENEEPKRGLRNGTTGNGGGGGGVERGGGGEGGGERPHLRAREMNGTSWELRHFYPPQITPLGLNRSSPTVRPIPARSPPKCVQMERHVIRPPPICPPPDRLPLADGRNHIAPREAWLAIFGHLSHRELCVCMRVCRTWNRWCCDKRLWTHIDLKRCKSITPLMLSGIIRRQPITLDLSWTNISKKQLSWLINRLPGLRVLLLSGCSWVAVSALCTSSCPLLRTLDLQWVEGLKDPQMRDLLSLPTDNRPGQMDMRSKLRNVIDLRLAGLDITDSSLRLIIKNMPLLSHLDLSYCNHINDQSVNLLTAAGTTTRDSLTDVNLSVCNRVTDQSLSYFKRCGSICHIDLRFCKQVSRQACERFIAEMSVIVPFQLQEDKLLQKLHSTP, from the exons ATGGCCATGTCACTGAGTGCCGACGATGAGGATTACGACTCGGATACAGCCGAACAG CAGCGGCTACCCAACAAACCCAAGCCCAAAATGGCTGCATCAACAGCAACAACCCCTGCAGCAACCACTTCTTCATCCACTGCAACAGCGGTCAAGCTACCGTCCAATCGGTCCTCCTCTGGAGCTCGCCGTAGACGCACACGATGTCGAAAATGCGAGGCATGTGTTCGGACGGAATGTGGCGAGTGTCACTTCTGTAAGGACATGAAGAAGTTTGGAGGACCTGGTCGAATGAAACAGTCTTGCATTATGAGACAATGTATAGCG CCCGTGTTACCACATACAGCAGTTTGTGTGGTGTGCGGTGAAGCCGGTAAAGAAGACACacttgatgatgaagatgaaaaatTTAATGCCATGCTCATGGAGTGCTCCATCTGCAACGAGATTGTCCACCCAAACTGCCTCAAG GTGAAGGATGCAGCTGGGGTAGTAAATGATGAGCTTCCTAACTGCTGGGAGTGTCCAAAATGCAATTACGCTGGGAAAACTGGAAAA CAAAAACGGGGCCCAGGCTTTAAGTACGCATCCAACCTGCCAGGCTCCCTGCTGAGGGAGCAGAAAGCAGGACGTGACGGAAGAGAGGAATTGGACCAGACATCCACAGGTTCTTCATCCATTAAAAGGAAGAGTGAAAGGGAGGAAACTCCCAGACTTAAGACTGAAGAGCTACCCTCTCGTCTTCCCCCACTCTTGAGCCCCAGCGGCCTGCCAAGGCCACGATCTGAAGTGCCCAACTTcttgaggaagaagaggaagttaTTTGATGATGACGAAGAAGAAGAGGAGGCTAGTGTTAAAAAGAAG CCAAAGAAATCCTGGAGGCCTGAAGAGGCTTTGATTCCCAAACTCTCTCACATGAAAACAGAAGAGGAGGAAGACAACtctgatgaggaggaagagaggcAGGAGAAGCGAGAACTGCCTCGTCGTTCTTTTAAGAAAGACTACAGCACAGTAAGAAAAGAGGAGGTGCATGAGGAAGAGAGGAGGGAGGAGAGGGATCCACCTTTCAGATCCCTCAAGGAGTTCAACTCCCTACGGAAAGAGGAAGACCAAGAAGATGAaaaggaggatgatgatgaggatgaggaggaggacaaTAATGGCAAACGAGGCAGGGATAGTAGCCTTGCACTGAAGAACATGTCCTTAGAGAGTGATGCATCACAGTGCAGCTCCCCAAGAGCAGGGCCAAGCAGCGAAGGTAGTGAGACGCAAGAGAAGGCACCACGTGCTCGGGCGAAGCGACACCGGCGCAAGCCCCCTAACCGCCAGCTCAGCACAGAACTCAGCAAACAGCTCAACATGGAGATCCGTCGCACAGAGCATTCACTGGCCAATGAGAACCAGCAGCCACTCAAGAGCGAACCAGAGGACAGCGAAAACGAAGAACCAAAGAGAGGTTTACGGAACGGAACTACAGGgaatggaggaggaggtggaggagtaGAAAGAGGAGGAGGTGGAGAGGGAGGAGGCGAGCGCCCACACTTACGAGCAAGAGAGATGAATGGGACATCTTGGGAGCTGCGACACTTCTACCCACCTCAGATTACCCCGCTTGGTCTGAATCGCAGTTCGCCTACAGTAAGACCAATTCCTGCACGTTCACCTCCCAAGTGTGTTCAAATGGAGCGTCATGTGATCCGGCCACCACCAATCTGCCCTCCACCTGATAGACTACCACTAGCTGATGGCCGAAATCACATTGCTCCCAGAGAAGCATGGTTGGCTATTTTCGGTCACTTGAGTCATCGTgaactttgtgtgtgtatgcgagTGTGCCGAACATGGAATCGCTG GTGCTGTGACAAGAGATTATGGACTCATATCGATTTGAAGCGTTGTAAGTCCATCACCCCACTGATGCTAAGTGGGATAATTCGCAGACAGCCCATCACTCTGGACCTGAGCTGGACCAATATCTCTAAAAAGCAATTAAGCTGGCTTATTAACCGATTACCAG GGCTGAGGGTACTTCTTCTATCAGGCTGTTCGTGGGTGGCTGTTTCAGCTCTCTGCACGTCCAGCTGTCCTCTGTTACGTACTCTAGACCTGCAGTGGGTGGAGGGACTCAAAGACCCCCAGATGAGGGACCTGCTGTCCCTTCCTACTGACAATAGACCAG GTCAGATGGACATGCGCAGCAAACTACGGAATGTTATTGACCTGCGTCTGGCTGGTTTGGACATTACAGACAGCTCTCTGCGACTCATCATTAAAAATATGCCTCTACTCTCCCATCTGGACTTGAGCTACTGCAACCATATCAATGACCAGTCAGTAAACCTGCTGACTGCTGCAGGGACCACCACTAGAGACTCCTTAACTGATGTCAACCTTTCTG TGTGTAACAGGGTCACTGATCAGTCGCTGAGCTACTTCAAACGCTGTGGAAGCATCTGCCACATTGACCTGCGATTTTGCAAGCAGGTGAGCCGACAGGCATGTGAGCGCTTCATTGCAGAGATGTCAGTCATCGTTCCTTTCCAACTGCAAGAGGATAAACTGCTCCAAAAACTTCACAGCACCCCCTAG
- the kdm2ba gene encoding lysine (K)-specific demethylase 2Ba isoform X1, which yields MAMSLSADDEDYDSDTAEQQRLPNKPKPKMAASTATTPAATTSSSTATAVKLPSNRSSSGARRRRTRCRKCEACVRTECGECHFCKDMKKFGGPGRMKQSCIMRQCIAPVLPHTAVCVVCGEAGKEDTLDDEDEKFNAMLMECSICNEIVHPNCLKVKDAAGVVNDELPNCWECPKCNYAGKTGKACKQKRGPGFKYASNLPGSLLREQKAGRDGREELDQTSTGSSSIKRKSEREETPRLKTEELPSRLPPLLSPSGLPRPRSEVPNFLRKKRKLFDDDEEEEEASVKKKPKKSWRPEEALIPKLSHMKTEEEEDNSDEEEERQEKRELPRRSFKKDYSTVRKEEVHEEERREERDPPFRSLKEFNSLRKEEDQEDEKEDDDEDEEEDNNGKRGRDSSLALKNMSLESDASQCSSPRAGPSSEGSETQEKAPRARAKRHRRKPPNRQLSTELSKQLNMEIRRTEHSLANENQQPLKSEPEDSENEEPKRGLRNGTTGNGGGGGGVERGGGGEGGGERPHLRAREMNGTSWELRHFYPPQITPLGLNRSSPTVRPIPARSPPKCVQMERHVIRPPPICPPPDRLPLADGRNHIAPREAWLAIFGHLSHRELCVCMRVCRTWNRWCCDKRLWTHIDLKRCKSITPLMLSGIIRRQPITLDLSWTNISKKQLSWLINRLPGLRVLLLSGCSWVAVSALCTSSCPLLRTLDLQWVEGLKDPQMRDLLSLPTDNRPGQMDMRSKLRNVIDLRLAGLDITDSSLRLIIKNMPLLSHLDLSYCNHINDQSVNLLTAAGTTTRDSLTDVNLSVCNRVTDQSLSYFKRCGSICHIDLRFCKQVSRQACERFIAEMSVIVPFQLQEDKLLQKLHSTP from the exons ATGGCCATGTCACTGAGTGCCGACGATGAGGATTACGACTCGGATACAGCCGAACAG CAGCGGCTACCCAACAAACCCAAGCCCAAAATGGCTGCATCAACAGCAACAACCCCTGCAGCAACCACTTCTTCATCCACTGCAACAGCGGTCAAGCTACCGTCCAATCGGTCCTCCTCTGGAGCTCGCCGTAGACGCACACGATGTCGAAAATGCGAGGCATGTGTTCGGACGGAATGTGGCGAGTGTCACTTCTGTAAGGACATGAAGAAGTTTGGAGGACCTGGTCGAATGAAACAGTCTTGCATTATGAGACAATGTATAGCG CCCGTGTTACCACATACAGCAGTTTGTGTGGTGTGCGGTGAAGCCGGTAAAGAAGACACacttgatgatgaagatgaaaaatTTAATGCCATGCTCATGGAGTGCTCCATCTGCAACGAGATTGTCCACCCAAACTGCCTCAAG GTGAAGGATGCAGCTGGGGTAGTAAATGATGAGCTTCCTAACTGCTGGGAGTGTCCAAAATGCAATTACGCTGGGAAAACTGGAAAA GCCTGCAAGCAAAAACGGGGCCCAGGCTTTAAGTACGCATCCAACCTGCCAGGCTCCCTGCTGAGGGAGCAGAAAGCAGGACGTGACGGAAGAGAGGAATTGGACCAGACATCCACAGGTTCTTCATCCATTAAAAGGAAGAGTGAAAGGGAGGAAACTCCCAGACTTAAGACTGAAGAGCTACCCTCTCGTCTTCCCCCACTCTTGAGCCCCAGCGGCCTGCCAAGGCCACGATCTGAAGTGCCCAACTTcttgaggaagaagaggaagttaTTTGATGATGACGAAGAAGAAGAGGAGGCTAGTGTTAAAAAGAAG CCAAAGAAATCCTGGAGGCCTGAAGAGGCTTTGATTCCCAAACTCTCTCACATGAAAACAGAAGAGGAGGAAGACAACtctgatgaggaggaagagaggcAGGAGAAGCGAGAACTGCCTCGTCGTTCTTTTAAGAAAGACTACAGCACAGTAAGAAAAGAGGAGGTGCATGAGGAAGAGAGGAGGGAGGAGAGGGATCCACCTTTCAGATCCCTCAAGGAGTTCAACTCCCTACGGAAAGAGGAAGACCAAGAAGATGAaaaggaggatgatgatgaggatgaggaggaggacaaTAATGGCAAACGAGGCAGGGATAGTAGCCTTGCACTGAAGAACATGTCCTTAGAGAGTGATGCATCACAGTGCAGCTCCCCAAGAGCAGGGCCAAGCAGCGAAGGTAGTGAGACGCAAGAGAAGGCACCACGTGCTCGGGCGAAGCGACACCGGCGCAAGCCCCCTAACCGCCAGCTCAGCACAGAACTCAGCAAACAGCTCAACATGGAGATCCGTCGCACAGAGCATTCACTGGCCAATGAGAACCAGCAGCCACTCAAGAGCGAACCAGAGGACAGCGAAAACGAAGAACCAAAGAGAGGTTTACGGAACGGAACTACAGGgaatggaggaggaggtggaggagtaGAAAGAGGAGGAGGTGGAGAGGGAGGAGGCGAGCGCCCACACTTACGAGCAAGAGAGATGAATGGGACATCTTGGGAGCTGCGACACTTCTACCCACCTCAGATTACCCCGCTTGGTCTGAATCGCAGTTCGCCTACAGTAAGACCAATTCCTGCACGTTCACCTCCCAAGTGTGTTCAAATGGAGCGTCATGTGATCCGGCCACCACCAATCTGCCCTCCACCTGATAGACTACCACTAGCTGATGGCCGAAATCACATTGCTCCCAGAGAAGCATGGTTGGCTATTTTCGGTCACTTGAGTCATCGTgaactttgtgtgtgtatgcgagTGTGCCGAACATGGAATCGCTG GTGCTGTGACAAGAGATTATGGACTCATATCGATTTGAAGCGTTGTAAGTCCATCACCCCACTGATGCTAAGTGGGATAATTCGCAGACAGCCCATCACTCTGGACCTGAGCTGGACCAATATCTCTAAAAAGCAATTAAGCTGGCTTATTAACCGATTACCAG GGCTGAGGGTACTTCTTCTATCAGGCTGTTCGTGGGTGGCTGTTTCAGCTCTCTGCACGTCCAGCTGTCCTCTGTTACGTACTCTAGACCTGCAGTGGGTGGAGGGACTCAAAGACCCCCAGATGAGGGACCTGCTGTCCCTTCCTACTGACAATAGACCAG GTCAGATGGACATGCGCAGCAAACTACGGAATGTTATTGACCTGCGTCTGGCTGGTTTGGACATTACAGACAGCTCTCTGCGACTCATCATTAAAAATATGCCTCTACTCTCCCATCTGGACTTGAGCTACTGCAACCATATCAATGACCAGTCAGTAAACCTGCTGACTGCTGCAGGGACCACCACTAGAGACTCCTTAACTGATGTCAACCTTTCTG TGTGTAACAGGGTCACTGATCAGTCGCTGAGCTACTTCAAACGCTGTGGAAGCATCTGCCACATTGACCTGCGATTTTGCAAGCAGGTGAGCCGACAGGCATGTGAGCGCTTCATTGCAGAGATGTCAGTCATCGTTCCTTTCCAACTGCAAGAGGATAAACTGCTCCAAAAACTTCACAGCACCCCCTAG